The window AGACCGTAGGCCCGAAGATCGGCGCCGAGTTGATCCAGAACGCCCTGATCGCCCTGGCCGCGGGCATCATCTTGATCCTGGCCTACATCTCCTTCCGTTACCAGTTCGACTTCGCGATGTGCGGCATCGCGGCCATGGTCCACGACGTCGTCATCATGGTCGGAGCGTTCGCCATCATGAGCCTCACGCTGGGGGCGGAGGCCGACGGGCTCTTCATCACGGCCTTGCTCACGGTGATGGGGTTCTCGGTCCACGACACCATCGTCATCTTCGACCGAATCCGCGAAAATCTGCGGTTCGCGCAGAAAGGCGACACGTTCGCCGACGTTGCGGATCGAAGCATCAATCAGACGTTTGCCCGCTCGATCTACACGAGCCTGACGACCGTCTTGGCCCTGCTGCCGATCGTCCTGTTCGGCGGCTCGACCCTCTTCTTCTTCACGCTGACGATGGTCATTGGTATCGTCAGCGGCACGTACAGCAGCATCTTCAACGCCGCGCCCCTTCTGGTGGTCTGGCGAGACCGCCGCGCATCCTCGACGTAGCGCTCCCTCGCCTGGCGGACCTGAAAGGAGGTGCCATTGGACGCGTTTCGCTTGCTCCAGGACCTGGCCATCGCCCTGGCGGCGGCCCTGGGCTTTGGCCTGATCTGCCGGCGGCTCAAGCAGCCGCCGCTGCTGGGCTACCTCGTCGGCGGGCTGCTGGTCGGGCCATCGGGGATCAAGCTCGTTTCGGACGCCCATTCCATCGAGGTCCTCGCGGAAGTGGGCGTGGTCCTGCTCATGTTCGCCCTGGGAGTCGAGACCTCGTTCTCCGAGCTGAAACCGGTCCGCCGCTTTGCGGTGGTCGGCGGCGCCATCCAGATGATCGCCACGGTGGCCATCGCCTGGGCCGCTGGCTCATGGTGGGGCCTCCCGGCGGGCACCAGCATCCTGCTGGGCTTCATCGTCGCGGTCTCCAGCACGGTGGTGGTGCTGAAAGTGCTCATGGACCGGGGTGCCCTGGACGCCGCCCACGGGCGAGCCCTCCTGGGGCTCCTCATCGTGCAGGATCTGGCCGTCGTCCTGATGGTCGTCCTGATCCCCAGCCTCGCCGACCCGGCGAAGCTGAACCCGGGTGCCATCGGGCTGGCACTCGGCAAGGCAGCCGTCTTCCTGGGCACCGCGAGCTGGCTGGGCACCCGCATCCTGCCGGGAGCCATGAAGTACGTCGCCAGGACCGGCAGCAAGGAGTTGCTGCTCCTTGCAGGCGTCGTCCTGTGTTTCGGGCTCTCGGCGGCCTCCTACTTCCTCGGGCTCTCGCTGGCGCTCGGAGCGTTCATCGCCGGCCTGGTCATCAGCGAGTCCGACCAGAGCCACCAGCTTCTGGCCGACATCTTCCCTCTCCGGGACCTCTTCTCGACCGTTTTCTTCGTGTCGGTCGGCATGCTGGTCGACCTGTCGGTCTTGGGTAAGGACCTCGGCGCCGCGGTGGCGTTCATCGTGGCGATCGTCGCCGGCAAGGCGTTGCTGGGCGTGGCGACCGCCCGGCTCTTCCGTTACCCGCTGCGTACCAGCCTGGCGATCGGCCTGGGCCTGGCCCAGATCGGCGAATTCTCGTTCGTCATGGCGGACATCGGCCGGAGTCACGGGCTGCTCGACGACCGGCTCCTGGCGATCGTGCTGGCGAGCGCCGTCGCCACCATTATCCTCACGCCGGCCATGTGCAAGCTCGCGCCTGCCCTGCATGCCTGGTGGGTCCGGGTATGGCCCGGGACCGGCCATGCGGGCGGCTACCCGGCCGACGGACCCCGCGGGACGGCCGATCTCGACCAGGGGGACCACGTGGTCATCTGCGGCTTCGGGCGGGTAGGGGCCAGCCTCGGCGAAGTCTTGGTCCGCAACGGCGCCAAGGTCCTGGTCATCGACATCGACCAGAACACCCTCCAGAGCCTGCGCGATCGCGGCGTTCCGGGATTTTACGGCGACGCCGCGAACCTGGAACTGTTGAAACGAGCCTGCTTGCCCCTCGCCAAGATGCTCGTCATCGCCCTCCCGGACCCGCTGAGCTGCCGGCTGGCCGTGATGTACGGCCGGCAACTCAACCGAGACCTCCCCATCATCGCCCGGGCTCACCGCTCGCAAGACGTCGCGACGCTCTACGATCTGGGCGCCGACGAGGTAGTTCAGCCTGAGTTCGAGGCGAGCATCGAGTTCATCCGGTTCGCGATGCTTCGCCTCGGCTACGGCCTCATGCAAACCCAGTCCTACACCAAACAGATCCGGCGCGAGCGGTACCAGCAGCTCGAAGATGGCTTCCGGCCGGAGGAGGTCCCCGGTATCGAGGACTTCCTGGGCGAAGCCGAGATCTCGTGGGTCTCCCTGGATGGCCACTCCGACTTGCCGGGACACTCTCTGCGCGATCTCGACCTCCGAAAACGCCTCGGCATCGCGGTGCTGGCGCTCAAGCGGGACGGTCGCGTCATCCCGAATCCCGATTCGGATGACGCCTTCAAGGTAGGGGACGCGATCCTGGTCATGGGTTCCCGGGAACAGCTCGAACAACTCGCCAGGCCGGATGCTCTCGATGAATTGCAGCCCACATGAGCGGACCGGTCCTGATCTTCTTTGCAGTGCTGGCCGCGCTGCTCTGGCTGGCCGAGCGGTCCGAGAGGAAGCAGGCCAGGTGGGGCGAATCGACCACCCGGACGGATGAGGACCCCTAAGCGAGTTCAAGCTGGACATCGAACTGGCGAGGTCAGCGGTGTATTCTGACCCCGGCTAGGGCCGGACAGCGCTACCGCAGCGGCGATCGGGCACAGCCTGGGCGGGCGGTCCTGCCCGAGGTGGGGCCGAAGGGGAGAGGGATTGCACCAGAGCCTGCCTCTACTGGTGAACATCAGCGTGGCGCTGATGGCGGCGCTCCTCGGCGGTCTGGTTGCCAGGCGGCTGCGGATGCCCGCCATGGTGGGTTACCTGATGGCGGGAGTGGCGATCGGACCCTTCACGCCTGGCTTCGTGGGCGACGTCGAGATGATCCGCCAGCTCGCGGAGATGGGGGTCATCTTCCTGATGTTCGGCGTGGGCCTGCACTTTTCGTTGCGCGACCTGTGGAACGTACGTGACGCGGCCGTCCCCGGCGCACTTGGGCAGATCGTCATCGCCACGATTGCCGGTGTGGGGCTCAGCCAGGTCTGGGGGTGGTCCGTGGCTTCCGGCCTGGTCCTGGGCCTGGCTGTTTCCGTGGCCAGCACCGTGGTCCTCTTGCGTGGCCTGATGGATGAGGGCCTCCTCGGGACGGAACACGGGCAGGTTGCGGTCGGCTGGCTCGTTCTCGAAGACCTCGTGACCATCCTGATCCTGGTACTGCTTCCCTTGCTGTTCGGGACCGGCGCCGGCGGCGGAATCCTCTCGGTCGGGTGGGCCCTCTTGAAGGCGGCCGCCTTCGTCGCGCTGATGCTCTACGTGGCCGCCCGGTTCGCGCCCTGGTTGCTGGCGCACCTCGCCCGGTCCCGATCACGGGAACTCTTCATTCTCGCGGTGGTTGCCATTGCCCTGGGCACCGCGGTCGGTTCGGCCGAACTCTTCGGCGTGTCACTCGCGCTCGGGGCCTTCCTCGGTGGCGTCATCCTCGGGCAGTCGCCTGTCGGCCACCAGGTCGGCGCCGACGTGCTGCCCTTTCGCGAGACGTTCGCCGTGCTGTTCTTCGTCTCGATAGGCATGCTCGTGAACGTCCAGTACCTTCTCGGCCACATCGGTCCGGTGCTTGCCCTCACGGCCCTGATCGTCGCGGGGAAGTTTGTCTTCACCCTGGCGCTCGGACTGTGGCTGCCCCGTCCGGCCCGCACGACACTCGTCGTGGCCGCAGGGCTGAGCCAGATTGGGGAATTCTCATTCCTCGTTGGGCAAGCGGGGGTGCAGATCGGCGTGCTCACCTGGGAGCAGTATTCGCTCATCCTCGC of the Candidatus Tanganyikabacteria bacterium genome contains:
- the secF gene encoding protein translocase subunit SecF — encoded protein: MADRNDKPAAASLPENAPPPEIKYHVMRRKTLYFVISGILMIPAIAAIILCIVKFGTPVKLGIDFQGGSLMQVRFERPVKADEFRTALAKVRVDGHKIEGEIQDVIETAQRTATGGAEVGSSLILRTHELKPKEIDQLKSRLADPALGLGAFTTERVETVGPKIGAELIQNALIALAAGIILILAYISFRYQFDFAMCGIAAMVHDVVIMVGAFAIMSLTLGAEADGLFITALLTVMGFSVHDTIVIFDRIRENLRFAQKGDTFADVADRSINQTFARSIYTSLTTVLALLPIVLFGGSTLFFFTLTMVIGIVSGTYSSIFNAAPLLVVWRDRRASST
- a CDS encoding cation:proton antiporter → MDAFRLLQDLAIALAAALGFGLICRRLKQPPLLGYLVGGLLVGPSGIKLVSDAHSIEVLAEVGVVLLMFALGVETSFSELKPVRRFAVVGGAIQMIATVAIAWAAGSWWGLPAGTSILLGFIVAVSSTVVVLKVLMDRGALDAAHGRALLGLLIVQDLAVVLMVVLIPSLADPAKLNPGAIGLALGKAAVFLGTASWLGTRILPGAMKYVARTGSKELLLLAGVVLCFGLSAASYFLGLSLALGAFIAGLVISESDQSHQLLADIFPLRDLFSTVFFVSVGMLVDLSVLGKDLGAAVAFIVAIVAGKALLGVATARLFRYPLRTSLAIGLGLAQIGEFSFVMADIGRSHGLLDDRLLAIVLASAVATIILTPAMCKLAPALHAWWVRVWPGTGHAGGYPADGPRGTADLDQGDHVVICGFGRVGASLGEVLVRNGAKVLVIDIDQNTLQSLRDRGVPGFYGDAANLELLKRACLPLAKMLVIALPDPLSCRLAVMYGRQLNRDLPIIARAHRSQDVATLYDLGADEVVQPEFEASIEFIRFAMLRLGYGLMQTQSYTKQIRRERYQQLEDGFRPEEVPGIEDFLGEAEISWVSLDGHSDLPGHSLRDLDLRKRLGIAVLALKRDGRVIPNPDSDDAFKVGDAILVMGSREQLEQLARPDALDELQPT
- a CDS encoding cation:proton antiporter; its protein translation is MHQSLPLLVNISVALMAALLGGLVARRLRMPAMVGYLMAGVAIGPFTPGFVGDVEMIRQLAEMGVIFLMFGVGLHFSLRDLWNVRDAAVPGALGQIVIATIAGVGLSQVWGWSVASGLVLGLAVSVASTVVLLRGLMDEGLLGTEHGQVAVGWLVLEDLVTILILVLLPLLFGTGAGGGILSVGWALLKAAAFVALMLYVAARFAPWLLAHLARSRSRELFILAVVAIALGTAVGSAELFGVSLALGAFLGGVILGQSPVGHQVGADVLPFRETFAVLFFVSIGMLVNVQYLLGHIGPVLALTALIVAGKFVFTLALGLWLPRPARTTLVVAAGLSQIGEFSFLVGQAGVQIGVLTWEQYSLILAGSLLSIMVNPAMFRLIDPVEVGLRRLPWLWRMLDRHGFPPPRSVEPLGDHAVVVGYGRVGRHVSTVLSHLGVRHLVVEFDAEKVDNLRRNGIEFLYGDASNSEVLAHVGLERARALVVTVGEEAVAERIVSAAIDRSPELPIIARAATSAGMERLAKAGAQDVVIPEFEGSIEVLRHTLLALGYPKQQAEEYADALRRMVPPLQR